The DNA segment CTGATGCTGTGCAACCAGCAGGTTTTCAACCACCGTCATCTCTTTGAACAAGCGGACATGCTGAAACGTGCGTACCACGCCCATTCGTGCAATTTGCTGCCCAGCCAACCCCGCAAGCTCACGGTCGCGCAGTTTAATCGAGCCGCTGCTCGGGCGATAAAAACCGGTTAAGCAGTTAAATACCGTGGTTTTCCCCGCCCCGTTAGGCCCGATAAGTGAGACAATTTCCCCCTCATTAAGCATCAGCGCAACGTTATTCACCGCTAGCAATCCGCCGAAGCGCATGCATAAATTATTCACTAGCAACAGAGGTTTTTCGCTCATGCTCGGCCTCCTTTGCGTGCGGCAAATTTCAGCTGTGGACGTTTCATTGGCAGTAATCCTTGCGGCCGCCAAATCATCATCAGCACCATCAGAGCGCCGAGCAACAACATGCTGTATTCATTTAAATCACGCATCAGTTCGCGAGACACCACCAAGATCACCGCGGCCAGAATCACCGCAAACTGCGATCCCATCCCGCCTAATACCACAATCGCCAGCACAAAGGCCGATTCCACGAAGGTGAAGGATTCAGGGCTAACAAACCCCTGCCGCGCCGCAAATAAGGTTCCCGCAAAGCCGGCAAACGCCGCGCTGATAGTAAACGCCGTCAGCTTGATCCGCGTTGGGCTCAGGCCTAATGAACGACAGGCAATTTCGTCTTCACGCAGCGCTTCCCACGCTCGCCCAAGCGGCATCCGCAGCAGTCGATTAATCACAAACAGCGTGATGACCACCAGCAGCAACGCCACGAGGTATAAGAAAATAATGCGATCGCTTGGATCATATTTCAGACCAAAAAATTCATGGAATGATCCCCAGCCACCGTCGCGCACGCTGCGGTTAAATTCCAGCCCGAAGAAGGTCGGTTTTGGGATCTGGCTGATACCGTTTGGGCCGCCGGTAATCTCCGTGTTGTTAAGCAGCAAAATACGTACAATTTCGCCGAAGCCTAACGTAACAATCGCTAAGTAGTCGCCGCGCAGTCGCAATACGGGGAATCCCAGCAACAGACCAAAGGCTGCGGCAACGATCCCCGCAATTGGCAGGCTTTCCCAAAATCCAATGCCATAATAGTGATTGAGCAGCGCGTAGGTATAAGCGCCGATGGCATAAAAGCCGCCGTACCCCAACACCAGCAAACCAGACAGCCCGACCACGACATTCAGACCTAGCCCCAGCATGACGTAGATAAGCGTCAGCGTGGCAATATCCACGGTGCCGCGTGATACCACGAATGGCCACACCACCGCGGCGATAAGGATCAGCGCCAACACCAGTTTTTGCTTCGGCGTGGATCCATCCAAGCTTGGCAGCACTAGAGAGGGGCCGGAGACTTTTTTGAAACCCTGCTGGATCATCGGGCGCATCAATTGGAAGAAGAAGACCACCACGCAGCCCGCGCCAATCCATTCCCAGCGCACAGAATCCGCCAGATTAACCACCAAATGGGTGCCATCTAGGCCAAGCTGAACGCCCATAATAAATGACGCTAGAACAAACATCGTGATGGTGGAAATAATCGCATTAACCAGATTGAGCTGTTTCATACTTTCTCAACCTCCGGGCGTCCCAAGATGCCGGTAGGCATCACCAGCAGCACCACAATCAGCAAGGCAAAAGACACTACGTCTTTATATTCCGTACTCAGATACGCCGAGGTTAGCGCTTCCGCCACGCCTAGAATCAGGCCGCCAATCATCGCACCAGGAATACTGCCAATGCCTCCCAATACCGCCGCGGTAAAGGCTTTCATGCCCGCCATAAACCCAATATAGGGATTGATAACACCGTAAAACTGCCCCAGCAATACGCCAGCCACGGCCGCCATAGCAGCACCAATCACAAAGGTCAGTGAGATAACGCGATCGGTGCTAATACCCAGCAGGCTCGCCATTTTGAGATCTTCGGCGCACGCACGGCAGGCACGCCCCATGCGGGAATAACGGATAAATAACGTCAGCGCCAGCATGGCGAGGAACGTCACCACCCAGATAATGATTTGCATGGTGGAAATGCTAGCGGCAAAGCCGTTGCTTTCCCCTAGCGTCCATTGACCGGTCACCAAGCGCGGCAGCGCCAGATCGCGCGAGCCCTGCGTAAGGCTGACATAGTTTTGTAAGAAGATGGACATCCCAATCGCGGAGATCAGTGCAATGAGACGTTTTGACGAGCGAACGGGTTTATAAGCCACGCGCTCGATGCTCCAACCATAGGCACTGGTGA comes from the Hafnia alvei genome and includes:
- a CDS encoding high-affinity branched-chain amino acid ABC transporter permease LivM, which gives rise to MKQLNLVNAIISTITMFVLASFIMGVQLGLDGTHLVVNLADSVRWEWIGAGCVVVFFFQLMRPMIQQGFKKVSGPSLVLPSLDGSTPKQKLVLALILIAAVVWPFVVSRGTVDIATLTLIYVMLGLGLNVVVGLSGLLVLGYGGFYAIGAYTYALLNHYYGIGFWESLPIAGIVAAAFGLLLGFPVLRLRGDYLAIVTLGFGEIVRILLLNNTEITGGPNGISQIPKPTFFGLEFNRSVRDGGWGSFHEFFGLKYDPSDRIIFLYLVALLLVVITLFVINRLLRMPLGRAWEALREDEIACRSLGLSPTRIKLTAFTISAAFAGFAGTLFAARQGFVSPESFTFVESAFVLAIVVLGGMGSQFAVILAAVILVVSRELMRDLNEYSMLLLGALMVLMMIWRPQGLLPMKRPQLKFAARKGGRA
- the livH gene encoding high-affinity branched-chain amino acid ABC transporter permease LivH encodes the protein MSEQFLYFIQQMFNGVTLGSTYALIAIGYTMVYGIIGMINFAHGEVYMIGSYVSFIVIAALMMLGIDASWLLIGAAFIVAVVITSAYGWSIERVAYKPVRSSKRLIALISAIGMSIFLQNYVSLTQGSRDLALPRLVTGQWTLGESNGFAASISTMQIIIWVVTFLAMLALTLFIRYSRMGRACRACAEDLKMASLLGISTDRVISLTFVIGAAMAAVAGVLLGQFYGVINPYIGFMAGMKAFTAAVLGGIGSIPGAMIGGLILGVAEALTSAYLSTEYKDVVSFALLIVVLLVMPTGILGRPEVEKV